One stretch of Xanthomonas sp. DAR 35659 DNA includes these proteins:
- a CDS encoding RNA polymerase sigma factor, which translates to MSASLDDWFVHEILVHEQALSGYLRRCWPHRDEWHDLRQEIYVRVYEAAGKARPSQPKSFLFATARHLMTDRLRRSRVVSIEAVGDLESMHVLVDELSPERWCGGRQVLGRLAAAFDRLPDRCRRVIWLRRVEELSQREVAMRLGISEKTVEKHVAKGMRLLADHFHGDDGAQASAAPRQARAQDGQQAD; encoded by the coding sequence ATGTCCGCTTCCCTCGACGATTGGTTCGTCCACGAGATCCTCGTCCACGAGCAGGCGTTGAGCGGCTACCTGCGGCGCTGCTGGCCGCATCGCGACGAATGGCACGACCTGCGCCAGGAGATCTACGTGCGGGTCTACGAGGCCGCCGGCAAGGCGCGGCCGAGCCAGCCCAAGTCGTTCCTGTTCGCCACCGCGCGGCACCTGATGACCGACCGGCTGCGCCGCAGCCGGGTGGTGTCGATCGAGGCAGTGGGTGATTTGGAGTCGATGCACGTCCTGGTAGACGAGCTGTCGCCGGAACGCTGGTGCGGCGGGCGGCAGGTCCTGGGACGGCTGGCGGCCGCCTTCGACCGCCTGCCCGACCGTTGCCGCCGCGTGATCTGGCTGCGGCGGGTGGAGGAACTGTCGCAACGGGAGGTGGCCATGCGCCTGGGCATCAGCGAGAAGACCGTGGAAAAGCACGTGGCCAAGGGCATGCGCCTGCTGGCCGATCATTTTCATGGCGACGACGGCGCGCAGGCGTCCGCGGCGCCGCGGCAGGCACGAGCGCAGGATGGACAGCAGGCGGATTGA
- a CDS encoding FecR family protein, whose protein sequence is MDSRRIELRAAAWLARRDRGDWSPRQQARLDAWLGAATAHRVAFLRLQAAWQESARLQALGAGQRDGRIPARGSWRGLAGADGEARASMADSDGPEAALDPARLRFAPRPPARARRRWPAALAALLLLGGVLGLGWRHTLAVAPVAYASATGSLRPLALADGSRATLSSDSRIAVALSRTQRRIDLQRGEAFFEVSKDPARPFVVADGARRVVAVGTRFAVRRDAEALRVVVTEGTVRLESATHPQAPPTLLPAGSVALAGPHGVLVRRVAVAEAERLLDWRSGYLTFDDTPLQAAVAEFNRYNTVKLQVADAQAGALRVGGNFRWSNAEAFVRLLEQGFPIRAERRGDRVLLHSR, encoded by the coding sequence ATGGACAGCAGGCGGATTGAACTGCGCGCGGCGGCCTGGCTGGCGCGCCGCGACCGCGGCGACTGGTCGCCGCGGCAGCAGGCGCGGCTGGACGCCTGGCTGGGCGCGGCCACCGCGCACCGGGTGGCCTTCCTGCGGCTGCAGGCGGCCTGGCAGGAAAGCGCGCGGCTGCAGGCGCTGGGCGCCGGCCAGCGCGACGGCCGGATTCCGGCGCGCGGCAGTTGGCGCGGGTTGGCCGGTGCCGACGGCGAGGCGCGCGCCAGCATGGCGGACAGCGACGGCCCCGAGGCGGCGCTCGATCCGGCCCGGCTGCGCTTCGCGCCGCGGCCGCCGGCACGCGCGCGCCGCCGCTGGCCCGCGGCGCTGGCCGCGCTGCTGTTGCTCGGCGGCGTGCTGGGCCTGGGCTGGCGCCACACCCTCGCGGTGGCGCCGGTCGCCTACGCCAGCGCCACCGGCAGCCTGCGCCCGCTGGCGCTGGCCGATGGCTCGCGCGCCACGTTGAGCAGCGACAGCCGCATCGCGGTGGCGCTGTCGCGCACGCAGCGGCGGATCGACCTGCAGCGCGGCGAGGCGTTCTTCGAGGTCAGCAAGGATCCGGCGCGGCCGTTCGTGGTCGCCGACGGCGCGCGCCGGGTGGTCGCGGTCGGCACCCGTTTCGCGGTGCGCCGCGATGCCGAGGCGCTGCGCGTGGTGGTCACCGAAGGCACGGTGCGGCTGGAATCGGCGACGCATCCGCAGGCGCCGCCGACCCTGCTGCCGGCCGGCAGCGTCGCCCTGGCCGGCCCGCACGGGGTGCTGGTGCGGCGCGTGGCCGTGGCCGAGGCCGAACGCCTGCTGGACTGGCGCAGCGGCTACCTGACCTTCGACGACACCCCGCTGCAGGCGGCGGTGGCCGAGTTCAACCGCTACAACACGGTCAAGCTGCAGGTGGCCGATGCGCAGGCCGGCGCGCTGCGCGTGGGCGGCAATTTCCGCTGGTCCAACGCCGAGGCGTTCGTGCGCCTGCTCGAGCAGGGCTTCCCGATCCGCGCCGAGCGCCGCGGCGACCGGGTACTGCTGCACAGCCGCTGA